In Dyadobacter sp. CECT 9275, the following proteins share a genomic window:
- a CDS encoding GAF domain-containing protein — MKSIIIDVSKDSPLAALTIDASISFRKYVSHLENKIQQETSIRRSFFEMVVNRLKADPAFLESVPLGNISKYEEQLALVYDMLVPPVTDEKSVLWAISTPISPIILYGTDAFYNLMIENSTGEVKCGIMKENSFSVTEKVQMVYAFVLEKLYNFPAIHSNDLIITLKDDVSGLQKFYKLNIDNSFTTVSPKGELPELNLELLRRRFQANEDLSLITDLLPLSLFRFEGFSIITLTDVTSEHSVENIKNVILNRSTFDSKTFFSQVTESLKGLVENQAIEFGMMPMLKVNNKLVFQQSTFLNSKLISAAAIGDLAEKTYLSMAESYFSDPKLIFMRSFTEEDEKYEFIRILKTDGIQSYGLLPVYFDNRIVGVLEVYTYQANLLDEKLISRLDMALPLIAQILHNSIEEFNAGIENVIREKFTSLQPAVQWKFKDAAWHYLRDKTLSPSTATIESINFKNVYPLYGAIDIRNSTIERNLALRNDLRLQFNVLIETFSVLKKQMGFGLADEMVFKCKKWLAEIVDESNDNDEMKIRDFLETEVHPFLMHFRENRVIQTVPALAGSAAETEIDPIAEAIDSYFDIIDEQNGAAFAQRRALEISMQKINSSVNLYLDLFKNEIQLSYPTYFEKFRTDGIEYDIYIGQAIDPNKPFSHLYLKNIRLWQLTSMAAIARITHSLLPQMEKHLRTTQLIFINSGSIDISFRDDERRFDVEGAYNIRYQIIKKRIDKVHVKGTGERLTQPGKIAMVYFNNKSAEEYVDYIRYLQEQNTLLDDLEYLDLEELQGVNGLKALRIGVNLDSEWN; from the coding sequence ATGAAATCCATCATCATTGATGTCTCGAAAGACTCTCCACTGGCGGCGTTGACTATTGATGCTTCCATCTCTTTCAGGAAGTACGTCAGCCATCTTGAAAACAAAATACAACAGGAAACTTCTATCCGAAGGTCATTTTTTGAAATGGTTGTCAACCGGCTCAAAGCTGACCCTGCTTTTCTGGAAAGTGTTCCCCTGGGCAATATATCCAAATACGAGGAGCAGCTTGCCTTGGTATACGACATGCTTGTACCGCCCGTAACCGACGAAAAATCCGTTCTGTGGGCCATTAGTACCCCCATAAGCCCCATTATTCTTTACGGAACCGACGCTTTCTATAATCTGATGATTGAAAACTCCACCGGTGAAGTAAAATGCGGTATTATGAAGGAAAACTCCTTTTCTGTGACGGAAAAGGTACAGATGGTCTATGCATTTGTGCTGGAAAAACTCTATAATTTCCCTGCCATTCATTCCAATGATCTGATCATTACCCTAAAAGACGACGTATCCGGACTTCAGAAATTTTACAAGCTTAATATTGACAACAGCTTTACGACCGTTTCTCCCAAAGGCGAACTTCCTGAATTAAACCTTGAACTGCTTCGCAGAAGATTTCAGGCAAATGAGGATCTCAGTCTGATCACCGATCTGCTTCCGCTCTCTCTTTTCCGGTTTGAAGGGTTTTCAATCATCACACTGACCGACGTCACCTCGGAACATTCCGTTGAAAACATCAAAAATGTAATCCTGAACAGAAGTACATTTGACTCAAAGACATTTTTTAGTCAGGTAACCGAATCCCTGAAAGGGCTGGTTGAAAACCAGGCGATTGAGTTTGGGATGATGCCCATGCTGAAAGTCAACAACAAGCTGGTTTTCCAGCAGAGTACTTTCCTGAACAGCAAGCTCATCAGTGCAGCCGCCATCGGCGATCTGGCCGAAAAAACGTACCTGTCGATGGCGGAAAGCTATTTCAGTGATCCTAAGCTGATCTTCATGAGATCTTTTACGGAGGAGGATGAGAAATACGAATTTATCAGGATATTAAAAACGGATGGTATCCAATCCTACGGATTGTTGCCCGTTTACTTTGACAACCGGATAGTGGGTGTACTTGAGGTGTATACCTACCAGGCCAATCTGCTGGATGAAAAACTGATTTCCAGGCTGGATATGGCCCTTCCTTTGATCGCGCAGATACTTCATAACAGTATTGAGGAGTTTAATGCAGGCATAGAAAATGTGATCCGGGAAAAATTCACCTCCCTGCAGCCGGCCGTTCAATGGAAATTCAAGGACGCGGCCTGGCATTACCTGAGAGACAAAACCCTGTCGCCAAGCACGGCAACCATTGAAAGTATTAATTTCAAAAATGTGTATCCGCTTTATGGTGCAATAGATATCCGGAATTCCACGATAGAAAGAAATCTGGCCCTGAGGAATGACCTGCGTTTACAGTTCAACGTCCTGATCGAAACGTTTTCGGTGCTCAAAAAACAAATGGGTTTTGGCCTGGCGGACGAAATGGTTTTCAAATGCAAAAAATGGCTGGCCGAGATCGTGGATGAATCAAATGACAACGATGAAATGAAAATCCGGGATTTCCTGGAAACCGAAGTACATCCTTTCCTGATGCATTTCAGAGAAAACCGCGTGATACAGACGGTTCCCGCCTTGGCCGGAAGCGCTGCTGAAACTGAGATAGACCCCATTGCAGAGGCTATAGATAGTTATTTTGATATCATTGACGAACAAAACGGTGCTGCCTTTGCGCAACGGCGGGCACTGGAAATATCAATGCAAAAAATTAACTCCTCGGTGAATCTGTACCTGGACCTTTTCAAAAATGAGATCCAGCTGTCGTACCCAACGTACTTTGAAAAGTTCAGGACCGACGGGATTGAATATGATATTTATATTGGCCAGGCCATTGATCCCAACAAACCTTTCAGCCACCTTTATCTGAAAAATATCAGGCTATGGCAGCTTACTTCCATGGCCGCCATAGCGAGGATCACGCATTCGCTACTTCCGCAAATGGAAAAACACCTGCGTACCACGCAGCTCATTTTCATTAATTCGGGCAGTATAGACATCAGTTTCCGGGATGACGAACGCCGGTTTGATGTGGAAGGCGCATACAATATCCGTTATCAGATCATTAAAAAACGAATCGACAAGGTGCATGTGAAGGGTACCGGCGAACGCCTCACGCAGCCCGGGAAAATTGCGATGGTTTATTTCAATAATAAATCAGCTGAGGAATATGTGGATTACATCAGGTATCTGCAGGAACAGAATACTCTATTGGACGACCTGGAATACCTGGACCTGGAAGAACTGCAGGGCGTGAACGGTTTGAAAGCACTGAGAATCGGAGTTAACCTCGATTCGGAATGGAATTGA
- a CDS encoding Pycsar system effector family protein yields MNYNNRLDKVRHHVQHFFGNSEIAELIYHNLTHTESVVSNAAKIANHYGLSDRDSFVVGAAAWFHDTGYYTGQSSSHELRGAELASEFLAGEGFDEGIIENVKACILATIIPQKPKTLLEQIVCDADLFHFGTEEFQERNKLMRKEAEQRLGKKIDKVKWRQDTIRLLQEHTFHTDFCKNLLDKQKKKNLEKLKEKDLETEPVLEVETTRPKALFSEEASALAEHNENKKVKSDRPDKGIETMFRISSNNHQRLSDMADNKAHIMITTTSIIISVLLSVLIRKLEDNSYLIIPTTLLLTICVITMVFSILATRPSLPHGTFTQEDIDTKNVNLLFFGNFYRMSYGEYSSGMNKMMNDREFLYGSLTKDVYSQGVVLGRKYRLLRVAYNVFMFGIVTSVISFVIASVFYGH; encoded by the coding sequence ATGAATTACAATAACCGGCTCGACAAAGTAAGGCATCATGTTCAGCATTTTTTTGGCAACAGCGAAATCGCAGAGCTCATCTATCACAACCTTACTCATACAGAGTCTGTGGTATCCAATGCAGCTAAAATCGCGAACCATTATGGGCTCAGCGACCGGGATTCATTCGTTGTAGGAGCAGCCGCCTGGTTTCATGATACGGGGTATTACACCGGCCAGTCGTCCAGCCACGAACTGCGCGGTGCCGAGCTGGCATCGGAGTTTCTGGCAGGCGAAGGTTTTGACGAAGGTATCATTGAAAACGTAAAGGCCTGCATTCTGGCCACGATCATTCCCCAAAAACCTAAAACACTGCTGGAACAGATTGTCTGCGATGCAGACCTTTTCCATTTCGGGACGGAAGAATTTCAGGAACGCAACAAACTCATGCGCAAAGAAGCGGAGCAAAGGCTGGGAAAAAAAATAGATAAGGTAAAATGGCGGCAGGATACCATCCGATTATTACAGGAACACACCTTCCATACCGATTTCTGCAAAAATTTGCTGGACAAGCAGAAAAAGAAAAACCTTGAGAAACTTAAGGAAAAAGACCTTGAAACAGAACCCGTACTGGAGGTAGAAACTACACGTCCCAAAGCACTCTTTTCGGAAGAAGCATCGGCTTTGGCAGAGCATAATGAAAATAAGAAAGTAAAGTCCGACCGGCCAGACAAGGGGATCGAAACCATGTTCAGGATCAGCTCCAATAACCACCAACGACTGAGCGACATGGCAGACAATAAGGCGCACATTATGATCACCACCACCTCCATTATCATATCGGTACTCTTGAGTGTACTGATACGTAAGCTGGAAGACAACTCCTATCTGATCATTCCTACCACCCTGTTACTGACCATTTGCGTGATCACGATGGTGTTTTCAATACTGGCCACAAGACCCAGTCTTCCGCACGGAACGTTCACACAGGAGGATATTGACACCAAAAATGTGAATCTGCTTTTCTTCGGGAATTTTTACAGGATGTCGTACGGTGAGTATTCGAGCGGAATGAACAAGATGATGAACGACCGCGAGTTTCTCTATGGCAGCCTGACCAAGGATGTTTATTCACAGGGGGTGGTACTGGGGCGCAAGTACCGTTTACTGCGCGTAGCTTACAACGTTTTCATGTTTGGAATAGTAACCTCGGTGATCTCTTTTGTAATTGCTTCTGTTTTTTACGGACATTAA
- the ppk1 gene encoding polyphosphate kinase 1: MQEPLFFDRDISWLTFNARVLSEAASEEVPLLERIKFLSIYSSNLDEFYRVRIPYLQKLEAAGKNQRILAEATEIINQQQDHYGQILKKTILPELQNHGFHFCYHEVLPESILPFVNTYFYTHIAGFLQPVKLKDNTRFFPENNQLYLVAITQFPSGERTYLINVPSNDLKRFVRIDADGFAYIVFLEDIIRCNLQNLFPGATNIAAFNIKVTRDAELNVLDENDDEILTEKFEKQLKSRDMGFATRFLYEPGMPTRHLQYITSILNLQKAALVEGGWYHNLKDLASLPVHVPSLTYPDWPAVKQVDTLNPNTTLFDTISEKDRIVHAPYQSYDTILRFFNEAAIDKSVTEVYTTMYRVASDSRIAHALISAAKNGKKVTVLVELKARFDEANNIHWAKKMKSAGVKIIHSVSTLKVHAKLALVKRKNAKSALLGLLATGNLNESTARFYTDHILLTAHQEMLEEAENLFGFLSKKKKPENTDHLVFRHLLVAQFNLQNRFLQLIDREIENSRKGLPSGITIKLNNLEEEVLIKKLYEASHAGVGINLIVRSICRIVPGVPGLSENITVRRIVDRYLEHGRVFIFHNNGKQEVFMGSADWMNRNIYRRIEVCFPVYDEEIKKQMVSILALQWEDTAKAVRIDRDLKNIPMNRNEKDTRSQEAIYRLLMASAEDIEKELTAQVL; this comes from the coding sequence ATGCAGGAGCCGCTTTTTTTTGACCGGGATATCAGTTGGCTGACTTTTAATGCAAGGGTATTGTCGGAGGCCGCCAGCGAGGAAGTCCCGCTGCTTGAACGGATTAAATTCCTGTCCATATACTCTTCCAACCTCGACGAGTTTTATCGTGTCCGGATCCCCTACCTGCAAAAACTGGAAGCGGCCGGTAAAAATCAGAGAATATTGGCAGAGGCCACTGAGATCATCAACCAGCAACAGGACCATTACGGGCAGATCTTAAAGAAAACCATCCTGCCGGAGCTGCAAAATCATGGTTTTCATTTTTGTTACCATGAGGTTTTGCCAGAATCCATCCTTCCATTTGTCAATACTTATTTTTATACACACATTGCCGGATTTCTTCAGCCTGTTAAGCTGAAAGACAATACCCGTTTTTTCCCGGAAAACAATCAGTTATACCTGGTAGCCATCACTCAATTCCCTTCGGGCGAACGCACCTATCTGATCAATGTTCCCAGTAATGACCTCAAACGTTTTGTGCGGATTGATGCAGATGGCTTTGCCTATATTGTGTTTCTGGAAGATATCATCCGCTGCAATCTGCAGAACCTGTTCCCCGGCGCAACAAACATCGCCGCTTTCAACATCAAAGTAACCCGTGATGCGGAGCTAAATGTGCTAGACGAAAACGATGACGAAATATTAACCGAAAAATTTGAGAAACAACTGAAATCCAGAGACATGGGTTTTGCCACCAGGTTCCTGTATGAGCCAGGTATGCCCACCCGGCATCTCCAGTATATTACCAGTATCTTAAATCTCCAGAAAGCGGCTCTGGTAGAAGGAGGCTGGTATCATAATCTTAAGGATCTGGCGTCACTACCCGTACATGTTCCATCTCTTACTTACCCCGACTGGCCTGCCGTCAAACAGGTAGATACCCTTAACCCGAATACCACATTATTTGATACCATTTCGGAAAAGGACCGGATCGTCCACGCTCCCTATCAGAGTTATGATACCATTTTAAGGTTTTTTAATGAAGCGGCCATCGACAAAAGTGTGACCGAAGTGTACACCACCATGTACAGGGTAGCGAGTGATTCACGCATTGCCCATGCACTGATCAGCGCGGCTAAAAATGGCAAAAAAGTGACGGTACTGGTGGAGTTAAAGGCACGTTTCGACGAAGCCAATAACATTCACTGGGCGAAAAAGATGAAATCGGCCGGCGTGAAAATTATCCATAGCGTAAGCACCCTGAAGGTACATGCGAAACTGGCGCTTGTAAAAAGAAAAAACGCTAAATCTGCACTGCTTGGCCTGTTGGCAACGGGGAATCTCAACGAAAGCACGGCCCGTTTTTATACCGATCATATACTGCTCACGGCACATCAGGAAATGCTGGAAGAAGCCGAAAACCTTTTTGGATTTTTAAGCAAGAAGAAAAAACCCGAAAATACCGATCACCTGGTTTTTCGTCATTTGCTGGTAGCTCAATTTAACCTGCAGAACAGATTCTTACAGCTGATCGACAGAGAAATTGAGAATTCCCGAAAAGGGCTGCCGAGCGGCATTACCATCAAACTGAACAATCTGGAAGAAGAGGTACTGATCAAAAAACTTTATGAAGCTTCCCATGCGGGAGTCGGTATAAATCTGATCGTGCGCAGTATCTGCAGGATCGTGCCCGGTGTTCCGGGACTCAGCGAAAACATCACCGTCAGGCGGATCGTGGATCGCTATCTGGAGCATGGCAGGGTTTTCATTTTTCATAACAATGGGAAACAGGAAGTATTCATGGGTTCGGCCGACTGGATGAACCGGAATATTTACCGCCGGATTGAGGTTTGTTTTCCGGTTTATGATGAGGAAATAAAAAAACAGATGGTCTCTATCCTTGCACTGCAGTGGGAGGATACTGCCAAAGCGGTGCGGATTGACCGGGACCTGAAAAATATCCCTATGAATAGAAACGAAAAAGATACCCGTTCACAGGAGGCAATTTACAGGCTCCTGATGGCATCAGCGGAAGACATCGAAAAGGAACTCACAGCACAAGTACTATGA
- a CDS encoding metallophosphoesterase, whose translation MRLILRYFLILALPVFYWSCAGYKTKYAKEAVKWEANAPDPKLVLKHTMYLIGDAGNDSPGHKAPVMEYLKNRLSSESKNSSAVFLGDNIYGYGMPAAEDSANRSDAEYRINSQLETLNDFKGYPVFLPGNHDWRGWGVKGLKRQEKYIQNYLNKRRGKTDKDEYENYFLPLDACSGPEVVELNDNVVIIVVDSQWWLTDWDKDARINDGCEIKNREHFRFVFENVVRKYRNKNVVIAMHHPPYTYGPHGGRLTVKQHIFPLTELNPNLYIPLPGLGSLSALFRATIGSRQDVANKHYRDLRTAILAGAKKNGNFIFASGHEHTLQYIENDGQEFIVSGSGSKTSPVGMGKGSQFSSTALGYSTLSFYEGGETWVKYWQVSPDGKDAKVLFQKKIKEKPTVETLDSTAQFAEYEQHKDSTIQFVTRKEVKPVGAFHKFLFGQHNRDLYIEKYPFPVLDLSTYKDGLTPVKQGGGNQTNSLRLRDPNGKEYVLRGLTKDVTRFLPFPFNKMIAAQYLVEDNFLSTNPFAPLSMPVLADAIQVYHTNPRLYYVPSQPGLANFNTLFGGTMNLFEERPDGKKWKDAAFFGKPDKIVSTPELVEGILENNKNKVDEKWAVRTRLFDFVIGDWDRHDDQWAWASIKQKDGSNLYRPIPRDRDQAFSLYDGLLTSVARLTLPFLRQLQSFNPEVSSMKWTTWSARLFDRTFLNELNWEQWEEQIEFIQKNLTDEVIQKSFDNWPDKARALSSPTLIKSIMARRDHLKNLARQHYEFVSKSVNVIGTEEAERFVVERLDDAQTKVTVYEISKKGIQKKQEYQRTFESNVTQVVNLYGNGGDDEFVINGKVRKGLEVRMIGGLGKDRFTDHSSVKSPGKYALVYDDLGNNILATGPDTKDKRTSLYRYNVYDRRSADSNYDIAMPMPVLGFNPDDGVLIGGNVSMTKYGFKKEPYASVQTFGGTYAFGTNAFKVNYTGDFINTFKNLDFYLDTYYRGPTYAFNYAGLGNTSERPVDNANYYRVHQTALHIYPAIKKRFANNNGFIALGPFAELTDIEANQGRYITNSENGLSNDIFETKFFTGAKLLFDVNSVDNVFAPHSGIRFRSNVNWTKHLNTNRDFASWRAQFSFYNALDTRENIILATQIGTGINFGSGYEFFQMPTLGGKQGLRGYRTERFYGKSTVWHDTDLRIRLGSSYNPTLPLTYGIFGSFDYGRVWLKNDPSENWHYTYGGGIWLAPVDILTITAGAFIPKEKKEEKPRIAVQIGFWF comes from the coding sequence ATGAGATTAATTCTACGTTATTTTCTTATACTAGCACTCCCCGTTTTCTACTGGTCCTGTGCGGGTTATAAAACGAAGTATGCCAAAGAAGCAGTAAAATGGGAAGCCAATGCGCCAGACCCGAAGCTGGTACTCAAGCATACCATGTACCTCATCGGCGATGCTGGGAATGATTCTCCCGGGCATAAGGCACCCGTTATGGAATATCTGAAAAACAGGCTTAGCAGTGAATCAAAGAACAGTTCTGCGGTTTTTCTGGGTGATAATATTTATGGTTACGGCATGCCCGCCGCAGAGGATTCTGCCAATCGCAGCGACGCCGAATACCGGATCAACTCCCAATTGGAAACATTAAATGATTTTAAGGGGTACCCCGTTTTTCTTCCGGGTAATCACGACTGGCGCGGCTGGGGCGTGAAGGGGTTAAAACGCCAGGAAAAATACATCCAGAACTATTTGAATAAACGGCGCGGCAAAACAGATAAGGACGAATATGAAAATTATTTCCTACCGCTTGATGCTTGCTCCGGCCCCGAGGTGGTTGAGCTGAATGACAACGTGGTGATTATTGTAGTGGATTCGCAATGGTGGCTTACCGACTGGGACAAGGATGCACGGATTAACGATGGCTGCGAGATCAAAAACCGGGAACATTTCAGGTTTGTATTTGAAAATGTGGTACGTAAATACCGGAATAAAAATGTGGTGATCGCCATGCACCATCCTCCCTATACCTACGGCCCGCATGGTGGAAGGTTAACCGTCAAACAGCACATTTTCCCGCTGACTGAACTGAATCCGAACCTGTATATTCCGCTTCCCGGCCTGGGTAGCCTGAGCGCACTCTTCCGTGCCACGATCGGGTCAAGGCAGGATGTGGCTAACAAGCATTACAGAGATTTGCGGACGGCAATTTTGGCGGGTGCCAAGAAAAACGGCAACTTTATTTTTGCCAGCGGACATGAGCATACACTCCAGTACATCGAAAACGACGGACAGGAATTTATTGTAAGCGGGAGCGGCTCAAAAACCAGCCCGGTGGGTATGGGCAAAGGTTCTCAGTTCTCGTCCACTGCACTCGGTTATAGTACTTTAAGTTTTTATGAAGGAGGCGAAACATGGGTTAAATACTGGCAGGTAAGTCCCGACGGAAAGGATGCAAAAGTTCTTTTTCAAAAGAAAATAAAAGAAAAACCAACTGTTGAGACGCTTGATTCTACGGCTCAATTTGCAGAATATGAACAGCATAAGGATTCTACAATCCAGTTTGTAACCAGGAAAGAAGTGAAGCCCGTCGGCGCTTTTCACAAGTTCCTGTTTGGCCAGCACAATCGTGATCTGTACATTGAAAAATACCCTTTCCCGGTCCTGGACCTGAGTACTTACAAAGATGGTCTCACGCCAGTGAAACAAGGAGGCGGTAACCAGACCAATTCGCTCAGGTTGCGAGATCCGAACGGGAAAGAATATGTACTCCGCGGGTTGACCAAGGATGTTACCCGTTTTCTGCCCTTTCCATTCAATAAAATGATTGCAGCGCAGTATCTGGTAGAAGACAACTTTCTGTCTACCAATCCGTTCGCTCCGCTTTCAATGCCCGTTCTGGCAGACGCCATTCAGGTTTACCATACCAATCCCCGGCTTTATTATGTTCCGTCACAACCGGGGCTTGCCAATTTCAATACTTTGTTTGGCGGTACCATGAATTTGTTTGAAGAGCGCCCCGACGGTAAAAAATGGAAAGATGCGGCGTTTTTCGGGAAACCGGATAAAATTGTAAGTACCCCTGAACTGGTGGAGGGAATTCTTGAAAACAATAAAAATAAAGTAGACGAAAAATGGGCGGTCAGAACACGTTTGTTTGACTTCGTGATCGGCGACTGGGACCGGCATGACGACCAGTGGGCCTGGGCCTCCATTAAACAAAAAGATGGAAGTAACCTGTACCGCCCCATTCCCCGTGACCGCGACCAGGCCTTTTCTCTTTACGACGGGTTACTTACAAGCGTTGCCCGGCTGACACTCCCCTTCCTGCGACAGCTGCAAAGTTTTAACCCCGAAGTAAGCAGCATGAAATGGACCACTTGGAGCGCCCGGCTGTTTGATCGTACCTTCCTGAATGAGTTAAACTGGGAACAATGGGAGGAACAGATTGAATTCATACAAAAAAATCTGACGGATGAGGTGATACAAAAATCATTCGACAACTGGCCCGACAAAGCACGCGCATTGTCATCCCCGACGCTGATTAAAAGCATAATGGCCCGAAGAGATCATCTTAAAAACCTGGCCAGGCAACATTATGAGTTTGTCAGCAAGTCGGTGAATGTGATTGGAACAGAGGAGGCTGAAAGGTTTGTTGTGGAAAGGCTGGATGATGCGCAAACCAAAGTGACTGTTTATGAAATCAGCAAAAAAGGAATCCAGAAAAAGCAGGAATACCAAAGGACGTTCGAAAGCAATGTTACCCAGGTTGTTAACCTATACGGGAACGGAGGAGATGACGAATTCGTGATCAATGGAAAGGTCAGGAAAGGGTTAGAGGTCCGAATGATAGGTGGATTAGGAAAAGACCGCTTCACAGACCACTCAAGTGTAAAATCACCCGGCAAGTATGCTTTGGTTTACGATGACCTGGGCAATAACATCCTTGCAACAGGACCTGACACCAAAGATAAAAGAACCAGTCTTTACCGATACAATGTTTATGACCGCCGCAGTGCCGATAGTAATTACGACATTGCCATGCCCATGCCTGTCCTGGGCTTTAATCCTGATGACGGCGTACTGATAGGTGGAAATGTAAGTATGACAAAGTATGGTTTCAAAAAGGAACCGTATGCGTCGGTACAGACTTTTGGCGGGACCTATGCATTTGGGACCAATGCGTTTAAAGTTAACTATACAGGAGATTTTATCAATACATTCAAAAACCTGGATTTTTACCTGGATACCTACTATCGCGGACCAACCTATGCATTTAACTACGCAGGGCTGGGCAATACCTCCGAAAGACCTGTTGACAACGCCAATTATTACCGTGTACACCAGACCGCCCTGCACATTTATCCCGCCATCAAAAAACGGTTTGCCAATAATAACGGTTTCATTGCCCTGGGACCTTTTGCAGAACTGACAGATATTGAAGCAAATCAGGGAAGGTATATAACCAACAGCGAGAATGGCCTGAGCAATGACATCTTTGAAACCAAATTTTTCACAGGTGCCAAACTGCTATTCGACGTCAACAGTGTGGACAATGTGTTCGCTCCGCATTCCGGGATACGCTTCCGGTCCAACGTTAACTGGACGAAACATCTCAATACGAATCGGGATTTTGCATCGTGGCGGGCACAGTTTTCCTTTTATAATGCTTTGGATACCAGGGAGAATATCATCCTGGCAACTCAGATTGGTACTGGTATAAATTTCGGCAGTGGATATGAATTTTTCCAGATGCCAACCCTGGGTGGCAAGCAGGGGCTGCGGGGATACCGTACCGAAAGATTCTATGGAAAAAGTACAGTATGGCACGATACAGACCTCCGCATACGCCTGGGCAGTAGTTACAACCCTACCCTTCCGCTTACTTACGGTATCTTCGGCAGTTTCGATTATGGCAGGGTTTGGCTCAAAAATGACCCTTCCGAAAACTGGCACTACACCTACGGCGGAGGAATATGGCTGGCACCTGTGGATATCCTGACCATTACAGCAGGTGCCTTCATACCAAAAGAAAAGAAGGAAGAAAAACCCAGGATTGCGGTGCAGATAGGTTTCTGGTTTTAA
- a CDS encoding SdiA-regulated domain-containing protein translates to MKNSVIRLIALSLITIGLAACNATTKEKEEVFEEYDLHSPDEFNMPESLFEISGITFYKGNSDTVYAIQDEEGKLFRLGWDVKVQRHTKFGKKGDYEDVAILNDQVVILKSNGHLFTFPFSEAVYEEPAGVKELDQVLPKGEYEGMYGDEKTGKLYVICKNCPQDNSKKRVSGYILKLGDQAKTAGNFSINVDEIKAISGKVERGFRPSAMAQNPVTSEWYIISAVNKLLVITDTHWKVKHAFGLNGNTFNQPEGIAFDKTGNMYISDEGDDLSDGNILKFVRKK, encoded by the coding sequence ATGAAAAATTCAGTTATTCGGCTGATCGCATTATCCCTGATCACAATCGGGCTGGCTGCCTGTAATGCCACCACAAAGGAAAAAGAGGAGGTATTTGAAGAATATGACCTTCACAGCCCCGACGAATTCAACATGCCCGAAAGCCTGTTTGAAATTTCAGGCATCACATTTTACAAAGGAAACAGCGATACGGTTTACGCTATCCAGGATGAAGAAGGTAAGCTTTTCAGGCTGGGGTGGGACGTAAAAGTACAACGCCATACCAAATTTGGAAAGAAAGGAGATTATGAAGACGTTGCCATTCTGAACGACCAGGTCGTGATCCTGAAAAGTAACGGGCATTTATTCACCTTTCCTTTTTCAGAAGCAGTTTATGAAGAGCCAGCCGGCGTAAAGGAATTGGACCAAGTGTTACCTAAAGGCGAATACGAAGGCATGTACGGCGACGAAAAAACAGGTAAGTTGTATGTGATCTGTAAAAACTGCCCGCAGGATAATTCTAAAAAAAGGGTTTCGGGATATATATTGAAACTGGGAGACCAGGCGAAAACCGCCGGGAATTTCAGTATCAATGTTGACGAAATAAAAGCGATAAGCGGAAAGGTGGAGAGAGGTTTCCGACCGTCCGCCATGGCACAGAACCCTGTTACCTCTGAATGGTATATCATTTCGGCCGTAAACAAACTGTTAGTAATTACTGATACCCACTGGAAGGTTAAACATGCATTTGGCCTGAACGGAAATACATTCAACCAGCCGGAAGGTATTGCTTTTGACAAAACCGGGAATATGTATATTTCCGATGAAGGTGACGATCTGTCGGACGGCAATATTCTGAAGTTTGTCCGCAAAAAATGA